CGGGTCGAACGTGAGCTGCTCAACGAGCTCGGCCCCGAGATCATGCAACTCTACGACCAGGCCCTCGCCGACGGCGTCACATCCCTCGACGAGGATGGAGAGGCCCACACGCGCCTGGTCGACGGCGCATGCATCTTCCTCAACCGCGGCGGGTGGCCGGCGGGCGAAGGCTGCTCGTTGCACGTGCTGGCGATGCGCCGCGGCGAGCACCACATGACCTACAAGCCGACCGTGTGCTGGCAGGTCCCCCTGCACCGCTCGATCGCCGAGGAGATCGCCAACGACGGCGAGAAACTCGAGATCCACACGATCTCGGCGTTCGAGCGTGGAACGTGGGGGGAAGGCGGGGCGGACTTCGCCTGGTGGTGCACCGATGAGCCGGCGGCGTTCACCGCCCGGCAACCGCTGTACCGCAGCATGCAACGCGAGCTGCGTGAGATGGTCGGCGACGCGGTCTACGACGAGCTCGCCACGTTCCTCGACCGCCGGCGACGCCGCGGCGGCACGGTGCGGTTCCTCCCGGTCGCCGACTAGCGCGGCCTGGCAGGCGGTGGAGGCGTGTCGAGCGGTCGGTGAGCGCGGCGGTCGCTGCCGCCGTCGTCAGCCCTCGATGTCGTCGCGGGTCGGGGCGGCGTTCCCGGCCGGGGTGTCGGCGTTCAGAAGCGCCCCGTAGGTGACGACCTCACCGCCGAACCGGTGGCGTAGCGCATCCGCGGCCCGCTCGGCGTCCTCCCACCGCTGGTCACCGTCGAGGGCGAGCTGGCGCGCCGCCGCGCCCGCAGTGAGGTTCGTCACGGCGACGCCGAGGAGGCGGATCCGGACCCGTTCCAACCGCAACCGGCCGTACAGCTCCCGCGCCAGGGTGACCAGGTCGTGGGTGCGGTCGGTCGGCAGGTCGAGCGTGGCCGACCGCGTCACCGTCTGGAACGAGCTGAACCTCACCTTGAGGGTGAGCGTTCGCCCGGCGAGGTCCCCGTCGCGCAGGCGCCGGCCGACCTTCCGACTGAGGCGGAGCAGCTCACGGTCGATGAGCTCGGGGTCATCGAGGTCGCGGTCGTAGGTCTCCTCCACCGAGACGCTCTTGGCCGGTTCGTATGGGGTGACCCGGCGGTCGTCGATCCCTCGGGCGAGCCGGTGCAGCTGCCCGCCGACCGCCCCACCGACGATCCGTTCGATGGTCACGCGATCGCTGTCGGCGAGCTGACCGACCGTACGGAACCCGTACCGGTGGAGGCGCTCCAGGGTGCGTGGGCCCACCCCCCACAGGTCGGACACCGGCAGCGGCCGCAGGAACGCCGCGACCCGGTCGCGTGGGAGGTGGACCAACCCGTCGGGCTTGGCCTTCCCCGAGCACAGCTTGGCGAGGAACTTGTTGGGGGCCACCCCGACCGAACACGACAGGCCGAGCTGGTCGCGGACGTCCGCCCGGATCTGTGCAGCGATCTGGGTCGGTTCGCCGAACAGGCGCCCCGCCCCCGCAACGTCGAGGAACGCCTCGTCGAGGGCAAGCGGCTCGACCAGGGGGGTGTAGGCGATCAGGATCTGTCGGACGCGTCGCGAGACGGCGACGTACTTGGCGAAGTCCGGCGCGACGACCACCAGAGCGGCGCACAGGCGCCGTGCCCGGACCATCGGCATGGCGCTGGCGATCCCGTACCTGCGAGCCTCGTACGAGGCCGCGGCGACCACACCGCGCGATCCGCTCCCCCCGACCACGACGGGACGGCCAGCCAACGTCGGATCGTCGCGCTGCTCGACCGACGCGTAGAAGGCGTCCATGTCAACGTGCAGGATCGGCTCCGGGGGACGGTCAGCACGCACCTCGACGCTCCTAGAGAACGTACGTTCGCCGCAGCGTACTCGCCTCGGCCGACCCGACCCGGGCGTCCTGGTAGACCGGTGCGGGACCCAGGGAGGTGACGATGCGACGCGTGCTGCTCGCCGTCGTCGCGGCGGTCGTCGTCGCGGGGCTCGCCGTCGGTGGCTGGGTGTGGTGGGAGCAGTCGCAGCTGCGGGCCCGCGAGCAGGCGCGTACTCAAGCCGCCGCCGTCGCCCAGCGGTTCCTGGACGCCTGGGAGGAAGGCGACCTCGAGCAGCTCCCGGCTCTCACCCGTGCTCCGCCCGACGACCTCGTCGGCCGCCACGCCGCCATGCGCGAGCGGCTGCAGGCCGACCGGTTGGATCTCGAACCCGGCGAGGCCGAGCTCAACGACCCCTCGGACATCGACGCTGGCGCCACCGTGCCGTTCCAGGTCCGTACGCACCTGGCCGGCCTGGGCGACTGGAGCTACCGCAGCTCCCTGGCGCTGACCCGCATCGACGCTGAGCCAACGACGTGGCGGGTCGAGTGGTCGCCGGCCGTCCTACACCCATCCCTGTCGGAGGGGACGGCGCTGGACCGCTCGCGGAGCTGGCCGGAGCGCGCCCCGATCCTCGACCGCGACGGGCAGCCGCTGTCCAGCGAAGGCAGCCTCGGGCTGGTCGTCGGCCACACCGGTGAGGTCACCGCCGAGCTGTTGGAGCAGCTGGGCGACCCCTACCTGGCTGGCGACACGGTCGGGCAGCGCGGCCTGCAGCTGGCGTTCGAACGGCAGCTGGCCGGATCACCCACCGGTGAGATCCGCGTCGTCCGCGGCGACGAGGTGGTCGAGGTCGTGCACCGCTTCGAAGGGGAACAACCGCAGCCCCTGCGCACGACGCTGGATCCCGGCATCCAGCGAGCGGCCGAGGCCGCGATGGGCAGCGGCTCGACCGCAGCGATGGTGGTCCTCGACGCGTCGACCAGCGAGATCCGCGCCGTGGTCAACCGTCCCGTCGGCGGCTTCAACCGTGCGCTGACCGGGAAGTACCCGCCCGGCTCGACCTTCAAGGTCGTGACCGCCACCGCCATCCTGCGCAGCGGCGTCACCCCGTCCGACACGGTGCCGTGCCCAGAAACCGCGACCGTTCACGGCCGGCCGTTCCGCAACTTCCAGGGCGAGGCCTTCGGTCCCATCCCCTTCCGAGAGGCGTTCTACCGCTCGTGCAACACCGCGTTCGTGCAGCTCGCAGCCGACCTCGATGAGGGCGCGCTCCACACGGCCGCCGCCGACTACGGCTTCAACAGCGGCTGG
This region of Actinomycetota bacterium genomic DNA includes:
- a CDS encoding DNA polymerase IV, which codes for MRADRPPEPILHVDMDAFYASVEQRDDPTLAGRPVVVGGSGSRGVVAAASYEARRYGIASAMPMVRARRLCAALVVVAPDFAKYVAVSRRVRQILIAYTPLVEPLALDEAFLDVAGAGRLFGEPTQIAAQIRADVRDQLGLSCSVGVAPNKFLAKLCSGKAKPDGLVHLPRDRVAAFLRPLPVSDLWGVGPRTLERLHRYGFRTVGQLADSDRVTIERIVGGAVGGQLHRLARGIDDRRVTPYEPAKSVSVEETYDRDLDDPELIDRELLRLSRKVGRRLRDGDLAGRTLTLKVRFSSFQTVTRSATLDLPTDRTHDLVTLARELYGRLRLERVRIRLLGVAVTNLTAGAAARQLALDGDQRWEDAERAADALRHRFGGEVVTYGALLNADTPAGNAAPTRDDIEG
- a CDS encoding penicillin-binding transpeptidase domain-containing protein, giving the protein MRRVLLAVVAAVVVAGLAVGGWVWWEQSQLRAREQARTQAAAVAQRFLDAWEEGDLEQLPALTRAPPDDLVGRHAAMRERLQADRLDLEPGEAELNDPSDIDAGATVPFQVRTHLAGLGDWSYRSSLALTRIDAEPTTWRVEWSPAVLHPSLSEGTALDRSRSWPERAPILDRDGQPLSSEGSLGLVVGHTGEVTAELLEQLGDPYLAGDTVGQRGLQLAFERQLAGSPTGEIRVVRGDEVVEVVHRFEGEQPQPLRTTLDPGIQRAAEAAMGSGSTAAMVVLDASTSEIRAVVNRPVGGFNRALTGKYPPGSTFKVVTATAILRSGVTPSDTVPCPETATVHGRPFRNFQGEAFGPIPFREAFYRSCNTAFVQLAADLDEGALHTAAADYGFNSGWQLPVGEPAASFPEPSDLAERAAAAIGQARVLVSPVQLASVAAAVAQGQWSAPTIVSDTRSSAAPRDLQDVAATLTELMREVPRRGTAEGAGLPDGLAGKTGTAEYGTGDPLPTHAWFIGFRSDGDGPQQDLAFAVLVEGGSSGGAVAAPVGARFLANLPP